One segment of Acidianus sp. HS-5 DNA contains the following:
- a CDS encoding zinc ribbon domain-containing protein, producing MVKYCPRCGYPNVDDAKFCMRCGYPFQQPPPNTPPPTTPQPLYVPPQRPYTRTKRKSKKKVGIPIGAIIVAIIAILAVISSLYRSAELITPSEAASVLGGSWGVNDDHSYSFVVNSNGSITVKYLSGSTKTYPLSSCTVCLLSLTEPLPQNGYVECLDGTVNGNSEKIHTVDYDYSQPCVAQAIFCRVYFRIPRGSSITNVSSSEVIVYSQTCCETISSIIELSGNSIYGVSVIGQQQVEASQLEKLISYL from the coding sequence GTGGTTAAATATTGTCCTAGGTGCGGTTATCCTAACGTTGATGATGCTAAATTCTGCATGAGGTGTGGCTATCCTTTCCAACAACCGCCGCCAAACACACCGCCTCCTACAACTCCTCAACCGCTTTATGTCCCTCCACAACGTCCTTATACAAGGACTAAACGTAAAAGTAAGAAGAAAGTAGGAATTCCAATAGGGGCTATAATTGTAGCGATAATAGCCATATTAGCCGTAATATCGTCTCTATATAGATCTGCGGAGCTCATAACGCCTTCAGAAGCCGCGTCAGTACTGGGTGGGAGCTGGGGCGTTAATGACGACCACTCGTACTCTTTTGTGGTAAATAGTAATGGAAGTATCACCGTCAAATATTTGAGCGGAAGTACTAAAACTTATCCACTGTCTTCATGTACAGTTTGTTTACTCTCCTTGACCGAGCCACTCCCACAAAACGGGTACGTGGAATGTTTAGACGGGACTGTCAACGGTAATTCAGAAAAGATACACACTGTAGACTATGATTATTCACAGCCTTGTGTAGCCCAGGCTATCTTCTGTAGGGTTTATTTTAGGATACCACGTGGCAGTAGCATAACAAACGTCTCCAGCAGTGAGGTTATAGTCTATTCCCAGACGTGTTGTGAGACAATATCTAGCATTATAGAACTTAGCGGTAACAGCATATACGGTGTTTCAGTTATAGGGCAACAGCAGGTGGAGGCAAGTCAATTGGAAAAGCTAATCAGCTATTTATAA
- a CDS encoding PQQ-binding-like beta-propeller repeat protein produces the protein MIIISLFKYLMVIALIISPLVMVLPSFAFTQSSLDIGSVTALSMYPTSVSGQYLIAVGVNSNGHYYGYLFSWTSSGGLKTLWSISEPEEVTSIAVSPNYVIIGLSGNSGGQGIVNAYSFNGEKLWSYTFPYSWVRGVGCVTISPNQQLVAVITVGLSGQPYGDLTVFNAVTGSTIWNYTYGTSQFLGTKEAIFSPNGNYILMIAGNGFASGGYVILFNAYNGQVIWDINNLADPNMASFSPDGQYIVVGSANSYAFGGHNHAYLISISGNVLWSYSTGPNAPNDGSDWVSTNYGASKTYVGGNGYLYLINSDGSVLRQYPLGFGNSPVAESEDGSVIAVAELGGDKLLIFNGTESPITYTVPSNINNMVMSNDGSLVVLGTQSGVTAIQLTPTYQSSSTSQSSQTVSTSTSSSLLTYLIIATVILLVVIAILVVLLLRRR, from the coding sequence GTGATAATAATATCCTTATTTAAATATCTTATGGTTATAGCATTAATTATCTCTCCATTAGTCATGGTATTGCCTAGTTTTGCCTTCACTCAGTCCTCATTGGATATCGGTTCAGTGACCGCCTTAAGTATGTACCCTACATCCGTTAGCGGACAGTACTTAATCGCTGTTGGCGTTAATTCCAATGGACATTACTATGGCTATTTATTTTCTTGGACTTCAAGTGGTGGTCTTAAGACATTATGGAGTATAAGTGAACCTGAGGAGGTTACGTCAATAGCAGTTTCACCTAACTATGTAATTATTGGTTTAAGTGGAAATTCAGGCGGACAAGGTATTGTTAATGCCTATTCATTTAACGGTGAAAAGTTATGGAGTTACACTTTTCCTTATTCATGGGTTCGTGGTGTCGGCTGTGTTACTATATCTCCTAATCAGCAATTGGTCGCTGTTATCACAGTCGGTCTTTCAGGACAGCCATACGGCGATTTAACAGTATTTAATGCGGTGACAGGCAGTACTATTTGGAATTACACATACGGTACATCCCAATTCTTAGGCACTAAGGAAGCTATCTTTTCTCCCAATGGTAATTACATCCTCATGATTGCTGGTAACGGGTTTGCCTCAGGTGGTTACGTGATATTGTTCAATGCTTACAATGGGCAGGTAATTTGGGACATCAACAACTTAGCTGATCCGAATATGGCCTCGTTCAGTCCAGACGGTCAATATATAGTTGTCGGTTCTGCAAATTCTTATGCTTTTGGCGGTCATAATCATGCGTACCTAATAAGCATTAGCGGTAATGTATTATGGAGTTACAGTACAGGTCCTAATGCACCCAATGACGGATCTGATTGGGTATCCACAAACTATGGCGCGAGTAAGACCTACGTTGGAGGTAATGGTTACCTATACTTGATTAATAGTGATGGCTCCGTACTCCGGCAATACCCATTAGGCTTTGGCAACTCCCCAGTTGCTGAATCTGAGGACGGCAGTGTTATCGCTGTAGCTGAGCTTGGCGGTGATAAGTTATTAATCTTTAATGGCACAGAATCGCCCATAACGTATACCGTGCCGAGTAATATAAACAATATGGTAATGAGTAATGATGGATCATTGGTAGTATTAGGCACACAATCTGGAGTTACGGCTATTCAATTAACACCCACTTATCAATCGTCATCTACCTCTCAATCCAGCCAAACCGTAAGTACTTCTACATCTAGTTCATTACTTACTTACTTAATCATTGCAACGGTAATACTGCTCGTAGTAATAGCGATCCTAGTGGTCTTGTTACTAAGGAGAAGATAA